A genomic window from Emys orbicularis isolate rEmyOrb1 chromosome 24, rEmyOrb1.hap1, whole genome shotgun sequence includes:
- the TMEM161A gene encoding transmembrane protein 161A produces MAVMGVQLVVSLLTASIMQKMSPHCSFARWLLCNGSLYRYKHPSEEELCALAGKQKPKAKRDRRLNGVTEDKPLSVPRDINLHLETTPVTTVDALVLRYFLEYQWFVDFAVYSTLVYLFTEGYYCLVDPQKEMNVGILWCLLTVFFSFKIFFMVMHHYFRSEEGGERSVCLTFAFFFLLVAMVALVVREDYLEFGLDSGLANVSDNLEILLKQRGWEWTVPITKLTFKVGLVALCSFIGACLTFPGLRLAQTHLDALKMAADRPMTQILLHASFLAPLVVVLMWIKPISRDLLLHAPMGKQTVQIMSDSAYNSTRLWTIVALCLLRLAMTRHHLQAYLQLAERWVEQMKREAGRITALEIQRRVTRIYCYVTVVSLQYLGPIILTLHCTLLLKSLGDYSWGLFPEPPPVSPAVGAAPARPAAPLAEEEGGEDMQAMVAQITGALGAILTPLFYRGIFAFLTWWVAVCQVITSLFGLYFHQYLAAS; encoded by the exons CTCCTTCGCTCGCTGGCTGCTGTGCAACGGCAG cctgtaTCGCTACAAGCACCCTTCGGAGGAGGAGTTGTGCGCCCTGGCTGGGAAGCAGAAGCCCAAGGCCAAGCGAGACCG GAGGCTGAACGGGGTCACAGAGGATAAACCCCTGTCAGTGCCCAGGGACATCAACCTGCACTTGGAGACCACTCCAGTAACCACAGTGGATGCTCTTG TGCTGCGCTATTTCCTGGAGTACCAGTGGTTCGTGGATTTTGCCGTCTACTCCACCCTCGTCTACCTTTTCACTGAAGGCTACTACTGCCTGGTGGACCCCCAGAAGGAGATGAATGTTGGCATCCTGTGGTGCCTGCTTACGGTCTTCTTCTCCTT CAAGATCTTCTTCATGGTGATGCACCATTACTTCCGCTCAGAGGAGGGAGGCGAGCGCTCTGTCTGCCTCACCTTcgccttcttcttcctcctcgtTGCCATGGTGGCACTCGTCGTGCGGGAGGACTACTTGGAGTTCGGCCTCGACTCGG GGCTTGCCAATGTCAGtgataacctggagattctcttaAAGCAGCGAGGATGGGAATGGAC AGTTCCCATCACCAAACTGACCTTCAAGGTGGGGCTGGTGGCCCTTTGTTCGTTCATTGGCGCGTGTCTGACGTTCCCGGGATTGCGGCTGGCGCAGACTCACCTGGACGCTCTGAAGATGGCCGCGGACAGGCCAATGACCCA GATCCTGCTCCACGCCAGTTTCCTGGCACCCCTGGTCGTGGTGCTCATGTGGATCAAGCCCATTTCCCGAGACTTGCTGCTTCATGCACCCATGGGGAAGCAAACGGTCCAGAT CATGTCGGACTCGGCCTACAACTCCACGCGCCTCTGGACCATTGTCGCCCTCTGCCTGCTGCGCCTGGCCATGACACGCCACCACCTGCAGGCCTACCTCCAGTTGGCGGAACGCTGGGTGGAGCAGATGAAGAGGGAAGCTGGGCGCATCACCGCCCTGGAGATCCAGCGCAGG GTCACGAGGATTTACTGCTACGTCACCGTGGTCAGCCTGCAGTACCTGGGCCCCATCATCCTCACGCTGCACTGCACGCTGCTCCTCAAATCGCTGG GTGACTACTCGTGGGGCCTGTTCCCCGAGCCCCCGCCCGTCTCCCCGGCGGTGGGCGCcgcaccggcccggcccgctgCTCCCttggctgaggaggagggaggagaggacatGCAGGCCATGGTGGCGCAGATCACGGGCGCGCTGGGCGCCATCCTCACCCCGCTTTTCTACCGCGGAATCTTCGCCTTCCTGACCTGGTGGGTGGCCGTTTGCCAAGTGATCACCAGCCTCTTTGGCCTCTACTTCCACCAGTACCTGGCAGCCTCCTAA